TGCGGTCTTCCTTTATATTGGTGAAGAACTAATTAATGCACTGATGCAGTTGAGGTGTGCATTTTCCTCCTTGTATTTTAGGCGGTTTTATCTCTTCAAAAGTGGTCTGTTCTTCTGCCATCTTTACCATGTCAGTTATGATTTTTTTAAATTCTTTCGGGCATTGGGTTTGTTTAACTTCAGTATGAACACAGCAACCATAATGACGGGAATTGTGATCGTAATTATATTTTCTGATAATCAGAATATATATTCCGGGCTGAGGATCACACCCGCTGATTTCAGTGGATTCATAGGAAAATTTGAAATAAATACCGTTTTTTTTGTTATAACCGATAAGATTTTCAGCAATCGTAAAATCATCGACAGTACATCCATTATCGCAATAAAAGGGTCTCTCTCCTTTGATTAGAAGAAACCAACCTCTTGGAAAGGTTATTGTGTCTTGTGGTTGTTTTATCATATATTATTTCCCTTTATTGTATTAACCCAGCGCTGATGCTTGAAAAAACCAGAAGATCACAAGGATCTTTCCGGTTTTTTCATGATGATATGTTTTCTATATCAACTGGTTTTTAATACCATTGGATTAAAAACGACAATTTTTTTATCCTTAGTAACACCACATGGCATAAAACCTTTTTTAAATATGGAGAATATCTCTTCTAACTTAGAATTCTCATTAAAAGAAAATAAATATCGATAAATACTAACCATATTTAGCATGTGGTGACATTCATCACTAACGTCTTCTAAAAATGAGTCATATTCTACATTATCAGCTAATCCTTGCTTTTTTCTCATAAGATATAACTTTCTTTTCCTAATGTTTTCCTTTACATAGTCCTCAGTTGATACTTTTGTTCTGCCAAGAATATCTTTATCTGCTTTTTTATAATCTTCATGAAGATAAAATTCAGATATAAGATCGGAAAAAAAATCACTCCAAATTGTATATTGACTAGGAACATCCTGATCAAAAAGAAGTTTTATAGCATCTTCTTTACCTTCTATAATTTCATACCCTTCTAATTTATCAGAAGAGCCAGAAAGAAAATCAGAGCTTTTGAAAAATATCATTGGCTCCATATAAAAATCTATTGTTTCATTCATTGATATCACCCTAATATTCTACTCCAACGATCAAACACTCTTTGTCTTCCTATTTGGTTAACATCTTTACCAAATATTTTCGTGTTATACATATCCTTAGATCTAATTATATTCCCATCCGTCATGCCTTTTTTGGCTATATCTTGTATGTTAGCTACTTGCTTCGATATAGCCTCTTTGGATTGCTGAAGGTCTATTCTATCTAAAGCGTTCCTTACTGCATCTGTATATCCATGATGGTTGCCTTGGTGCCTTGCCATTGCACTGACTCCATTATCAGCTTTTCTCAAAAATATGCCGTTGGCAGCAACATCAATATCATAATTGATTTTTTTCAACGCAGGATGATTTGCCAATTCTTTTGGTATAACATGATGAGCCTGATAGCCACTCCATTTAGTGGAACGCGACAAGCCCATATCTTCCATCATGTTTTTACCTAACTTGGTCGAACACCCTACCAATCCGAATGGATCGATCCAACCAGTGGGATTATGAACATAACTATAGGGATTAGTTCCTCCCAGCAACCCTAAGGGATCGGGCGTCAGGTACATCCCCGCCTCTGGCGAGAAATATCTGTACCGATTATAGACTAAACCACTCTCCTCATCGAGCCACTGGCCGGCAAATTTTTGTTCCGGATCAAACTGGGCATTTTCGTTCCCTGTTTTCAGCCGCAGCCCGTACAGGCTCTGTGGTGGCTGACGCCAGACGCGGTGTCCTTGTGGATCAAACAACGCCAGCGGCTCCCCCGTTGGTGCACAAACAGCATAGTGTGTCTGCACGTCCCCCGCAATCAGTTCAGGGCGGTTTTCCGGGTTGGGTGTGAAGAACTGGATTTGCTGCGCCAGCAACTGCCAGCCGTCAAACACCAGATGGCGGGTGCTGTACAGACGGTCGTGGCGGTACTCGCGGATTTCCGCCGGCTGGTCGCCGTCCCACAGATAAGTAGTGCGGCTGCCTGCCTGTTCACACACTTTCTCCGTGCGCCGCCCAAAGGCATCGTAGCGGTAGACCCAGTGCTGGCCACCGGGTGTTAGCACCCCGACCAGCTGGTTCTGGCTGTTCCAGCGGAACTTCGTGAGCTGAGGCCGGTGACCCTCCTGCCACCGCTGCATGGCGGTCATCCGCCCCGCTTCGTCGTATTCGAACAGGTGCGGGCCGGCCTGTCTCAGGCGATGCCCTTTCTGGTACAGCCGTTCCCCGTCTATCTCATTGAGGCCGTCAAAACGGCGGGCAGGGTAACCGGCAGGGTCGTACTGGTAATGCTCCCGCAAGCGGTCCCGGTCACTGACTGAGGTCACCTGACCGTTGCCGTTGACCACATAACGCAGCCACTGCCGTTCATCATTCGCGGCCACCAGATTGAGGGCGGCGTCGTAGTGATATTCCCGGTCCAGGCCTGCGAGTGTCGGCTGCGGGATATCGGCCACGTCACTGGCAGCAAAGAATTCCGGGCTGGTGTTGCGGCCCGCGCGCTGCCAGCTCAGTTGCCCCATCAGGGTATGTTCCTGACGCAGGATAAATCCCTTGTCCGACTGACGGTAGCATTCGTGCCCGTCTTCATCCCGTTCAAGCGTGAGCCGGTGCCCGCCGTGGATGTTAAGCAGTTTGAGTTCACCCACCGGGTTGGCTTGGGTGCCTGCCTGCCAGCAACGGCCATCCGGGGTGTGGAGGGTTCTTTCTGCCGTCACATTATCCGGATAATCACGCGTGATTTCGCCGTGGGGCTGAACCTCTTTAATCAGGCGGTCTTTGTCGTCATATTCAAACGTCAGCGGTTCACTGTCTGGTGCCACGACTTCCAGCAAACGGCCGAGAATATCGTAACGGTAGGTTGTCGTGCCTTCCGGCGAGTGCATCGCCGTCATCCGGCCGGCCGCATCGTATTCGTAACGGGTGACCTGATTCAGCGCGTCGCGTTTTTCAATGCAGTTGCCGTTGCCGTCATACGCATAATGCCACTGTGTACCGGCATAATCGGTTTCCGTCACCACCCGCCCGTCCGCATCGAGGGTATAACGGTAACTTTCCCCCTGCGGGTTTGTGACTTCAAGCAGTTGCAGGCTGTCAGGGTCATAGCGGTACTGCCAGCGGTGGCCTTCCCCATCCACCCGCGCGACCGGCAGGTCAAACGGCCCGTATTCGATATGCCATGTCACCCCGCGCGCGTCTGTCCACTCCGTCAGGTTGCCGTGGCGGTCATGGCGGAAGCGCTCCAGACTGTTATTGGGACGGTCACTTAACGCGACCCGATGATGACGGTCATACTCCCACACCCATAAGGCGCCGCCGCCCGATGCCAGCCGCTGCAACCGGTCATGGCTGTCGTAACCCAGTCGCAGGCTGCGGTTCTCTTCATCAAACAGTTTCGTCAGCCGCTGATGGTCATCATATTCCCAGCGCCGCTGGTTGCCTTCCCCGTCTTCGGCCTTCGTCACCAGCCCGAACGCATTGCGGGTCAGGGTAGTTTTGCTGCCGTCCGGGGCGATAAAGTCCTCGGCATTGCCCTTATCATCATATTGCTGCCACCAGACCCGCCCCAGCGGGTCGGTCATGCTGACCAGCTGGTCGTCATCATCGTAGTGATACTGCCACACGGCACCGCCGGCCTCGGTCAAAGCCGTGACTAATCCCGTATCCGCCAGATAATCCAGCTGCAAGACCTGCCCTTGCGGTAAAATCTGCTGCCGCAGGTTGCCCCATTCATCGTATTCATAACGGGTGATATGACCGCACGGGGTTTCGACCCGGGTGACCTGCTGCTGGTCATTGTAATGCCAGGTCGTGGTATGGCCCTGCGGCGTGGTTGAGCGGGTGATGCCGGGTTCATAGGCCAGCCGGACGGGGTAATACCCCCCACTGCCGACGCTTTCAATGCAGCGCCCCCGGGCATCATACCCATAATCCACGGCAGTCTGGTCACCGTCTGACCAGCGGCTAATCAGTCCCTGTTCATTGTATTCATAGAACAGGTGGAATTGCTGGGTACTGTCCGCTTCCGCCAGCCGGTTATTGTCGTGATAGTGATAGCGTACCATCACGTCATTGAGGCCCCGGTCGCAGCGGCGGATTTCGGTCAGCAACCCGTCTTCGCGGTACAGCAATACCAATTCAGGGCCGTCACTGTGGGTGACCCGGTTTGGCCGGTGCTGTTCGTTGTAGTGAAAATCGACGGTGTTGCCGTTGCGGTCACGCAGTGCCGCCAGTTGCCAGCGCTGTGTGTCAGAGGTGGCTGAGAAGCCCGGCCGGGTAAAGTATTTTCTGACCAGCTGGTTGCGCTCGGTCAGCACAAAGCCCTGTTTCTGCCGGCTCAGGGTAAATTCGGGATGTTCCGGGTTGACACTGTGGTCAACGCTGGGCGGCAGGGCAAAGTGCAGGGAAGCCCCTTCCAGCGTCAGGATTTCCACCCGGTCACCGGTGACAATGGCCGCCTCGGAAAAGCTGTCCAGCCAGTTTTCGCCCAGCAGGCCCCGTAACCCCGGCGACCAGCTGCGGGTGAAGGTCAGCGGTATCGTTTGTCCCAGCTCAAGCTCGGTACGCTGGTCAAACAGGCTGCCGGTGGTCACGTCTATCGGGTCGCCGGAGAAGAATTTTTTGGTCGCCTGCGTGTAACGTTTGACCCCTTTGTTGGCCTGAAACGCCGTTTTGGCACACACTAGGGTCTTGCCCCTCAGGACATGGCCGACTTTTCTGGCACCCAGCTTTGCCCCGGCCAACACCGCTTGCCGGCCGGTTTTGGTCATCAGTTTGCCGACGCCTTTCATCAAGCCCCGCGAGGGTGGCACCAGAAATTCGACCGCCACCAGTAACGCCCGCTGCCAGCCGGAGAATTCCTCTTCAATTTCCAGGTAAGTTCCCTGACCGGAGCCGATAAAGACCGTGCCGGCACCCCCTTTGATGGCGGCCCCGCACACCAGCTTGTCACCGACCCGCGCCGCCGGCTGGCCGTTGATAAACACCGACTCACTGCCCTGGGCTATCAGCGGTGGTGTCGGATGTTTGCTGCACATGGCGATGTCCACTGTCGCCCGCGCGGCCGGTTTTCCCTCAATCATGACGTCACCGGAGCCACTGTCCAGCACCCCGTCCGGCGAGCCGAAGCTGTCAATGAAATTCGTGACGGCAGAACTGGCCGCCGCGATGGCATCGCTGGCCAGATAGGTTAAGCTGCTGCCGACAGCCGCTACAACGAGGGTGGCTCCCAATCCCCCGGTGCCGGCCACCAGTAACCCCACGGCCCCAAAAATCGCCGCCCCAATCAGGGCACCGGCCACCGCTCCCATCAGGGCACCAAAGAAACTCTTATGCTGGATGGGGTCGCCCTTGCGTGCCGCCGCCGGCCCCCTGGCTCCGCCTGCGGGCGGCAGGGGCGGCCGGGCATGGGTAGCCCCGACCCGTGCAATCCGGGTAATAATTTCGTCACCTAATCCCATCTCGGCCTCCG
This genomic interval from Xenorhabdus doucetiae contains the following:
- a CDS encoding AHH domain-containing protein — protein: MGAVAGALIGAAIFGAVGLLVAGTGGLGATLVVAAVGSSLTYLASDAIAAASSAVTNFIDSFGSPDGVLDSGSGDVMIEGKPAARATVDIAMCSKHPTPPLIAQGSESVFINGQPAARVGDKLVCGAAIKGGAGTVFIGSGQGTYLEIEEEFSGWQRALLVAVEFLVPPSRGLMKGVGKLMTKTGRQAVLAGAKLGARKVGHVLRGKTLVCAKTAFQANKGVKRYTQATKKFFSGDPIDVTTGSLFDQRTELELGQTIPLTFTRSWSPGLRGLLGENWLDSFSEAAIVTGDRVEILTLEGASLHFALPPSVDHSVNPEHPEFTLSRQKQGFVLTERNQLVRKYFTRPGFSATSDTQRWQLAALRDRNGNTVDFHYNEQHRPNRVTHSDGPELVLLYREDGLLTEIRRCDRGLNDVMVRYHYHDNNRLAEADSTQQFHLFYEYNEQGLISRWSDGDQTAVDYGYDARGRCIESVGSGGYYPVRLAYEPGITRSTTPQGHTTTWHYNDQQQVTRVETPCGHITRYEYDEWGNLRQQILPQGQVLQLDYLADTGLVTALTEAGGAVWQYHYDDDDQLVSMTDPLGRVWWQQYDDKGNAEDFIAPDGSKTTLTRNAFGLVTKAEDGEGNQRRWEYDDHQRLTKLFDEENRSLRLGYDSHDRLQRLASGGGALWVWEYDRHHRVALSDRPNNSLERFRHDRHGNLTEWTDARGVTWHIEYGPFDLPVARVDGEGHRWQYRYDPDSLQLLEVTNPQGESYRYTLDADGRVVTETDYAGTQWHYAYDGNGNCIEKRDALNQVTRYEYDAAGRMTAMHSPEGTTTYRYDILGRLLEVVAPDSEPLTFEYDDKDRLIKEVQPHGEITRDYPDNVTAERTLHTPDGRCWQAGTQANPVGELKLLNIHGGHRLTLERDEDGHECYRQSDKGFILRQEHTLMGQLSWQRAGRNTSPEFFAASDVADIPQPTLAGLDREYHYDAALNLVAANDERQWLRYVVNGNGQVTSVSDRDRLREHYQYDPAGYPARRFDGLNEIDGERLYQKGHRLRQAGPHLFEYDEAGRMTAMQRWQEGHRPQLTKFRWNSQNQLVGVLTPGGQHWVYRYDAFGRRTEKVCEQAGSRTTYLWDGDQPAEIREYRHDRLYSTRHLVFDGWQLLAQQIQFFTPNPENRPELIAGDVQTHYAVCAPTGEPLALFDPQGHRVWRQPPQSLYGLRLKTGNENAQFDPEQKFAGQWLDEESGLVYNRYRYFSPEAGMYLTPDPLGLLGGTNPYSYVHNPTGWIDPFGLVGCSTKLGKNMMEDMGLSRSTKWSGYQAHHVIPKELANHPALKKINYDIDVAANGIFLRKADNGVSAMARHQGNHHGYTDAVRNALDRIDLQQSKEAISKQVANIQDIAKKGMTDGNIIRSKDMYNTKIFGKDVNQIGRQRVFDRWSRILG